In Bacteroidia bacterium, a single genomic region encodes these proteins:
- a CDS encoding FAD-dependent monooxygenase — protein sequence MYNIKANAIMKEAVIVGAGLVGSLWSIYLQKAGYSVKVFEKRPDMRKAKISGGKSINLATSYRGWKALDEVGIGEEIRKIAIPMYGRTLHNEGHQKNYQPYGINGQAIFSVSRKDINCKLMDLAEASGQVEFFFNEECSNADLKNGLAQFKNIETGKITEIKADVVFATDGAFSAVRYNAMQKLDRFSYSQNYIEDGYREILLPANDDGSYKLEKNTLHIWPRGRFMLIALPNFDGSFTCTLFMPFEGHQYCFNNLDSKEKVNDFFKNVFPDFFDLMPNVADSWENHPLSSLAIIRCFPWTSGKFALMGDAAHATVPFFGQGMNAGFEDCSVMNAL from the coding sequence TTGTATAACATTAAAGCAAACGCAATTATGAAAGAAGCGGTTATCGTTGGGGCCGGACTCGTTGGCTCACTTTGGTCTATTTACCTTCAAAAAGCCGGTTATAGCGTGAAGGTTTTTGAAAAAAGACCGGATATGCGCAAAGCAAAAATTTCGGGTGGTAAATCCATCAACCTGGCGACCTCCTACCGGGGTTGGAAGGCACTGGACGAAGTTGGCATTGGAGAAGAAATCCGCAAAATTGCCATTCCTATGTATGGGCGAACTCTTCATAACGAAGGCCATCAAAAAAACTACCAACCTTATGGCATTAATGGTCAGGCAATTTTTTCTGTTTCCCGTAAAGACATCAATTGCAAATTGATGGACCTAGCAGAAGCATCCGGTCAGGTAGAATTCTTTTTTAACGAAGAATGCAGCAATGCCGACTTAAAAAACGGGCTGGCTCAGTTTAAAAACATCGAAACCGGAAAAATCACTGAAATTAAAGCAGATGTGGTTTTTGCTACCGATGGCGCCTTCTCAGCCGTTCGGTACAATGCCATGCAAAAGCTTGATCGCTTCAGTTACAGCCAAAATTATATCGAAGACGGATACCGCGAAATCTTGCTTCCGGCCAACGATGACGGCAGCTATAAACTGGAAAAAAACACCCTGCATATCTGGCCCCGTGGCCGCTTTATGCTCATCGCACTGCCCAACTTCGACGGCTCTTTTACCTGTACCCTGTTCATGCCTTTTGAAGGTCACCAATATTGTTTCAACAACCTGGATTCCAAGGAAAAAGTCAACGATTTTTTCAAAAATGTTTTTCCCGATTTCTTTGACCTCATGCCCAATGTGGCCGATTCCTGGGAAAATCATCCCCTTTCCTCCCTCGCCATTATCCGTTGCTTCCCCTGGACCAGCGGAAAATTCGCCCTCATGGGTGACGCCGCCCATGCCACGGTTCCGTTTTTCGGACAAGGAATGAATGCCGGGTTCGAAGATTGTTCGGTGATGAATGCCCT
- a CDS encoding 3-hydroxyanthranilate 3,4-dioxygenase, which yields MLPPLNLKKWIDDNRHLLKPPVGNQVVYKDTEFIIMVVGGPNARKEFHYNESEEFFYQLEGDMQLPIRENGKTRIVDIREGEIFMLPPKVEHSPQRIKDTVGLVIERVRKSDEWDACTWYCEVCDRELYRAQFKLEDIVVQLPKLMQGFYDNLELRTCKKCGAVMDPPELKKELV from the coding sequence ATGCTCCCTCCCCTCAATCTCAAAAAATGGATAGATGATAACCGACATCTGCTCAAACCTCCCGTAGGAAACCAAGTTGTATATAAAGATACCGAATTTATCATCATGGTTGTTGGTGGCCCTAATGCCCGCAAAGAGTTTCACTACAATGAAAGCGAGGAATTCTTTTACCAACTCGAAGGCGATATGCAGTTGCCCATCCGTGAAAATGGTAAAACCCGAATCGTTGACATTCGTGAAGGTGAAATATTTATGCTTCCTCCAAAAGTGGAACATAGTCCGCAACGGATTAAAGACACCGTCGGACTGGTGATTGAGCGGGTGCGTAAGTCCGACGAATGGGATGCCTGCACCTGGTATTGCGAAGTCTGTGACCGGGAATTATACCGGGCCCAATTTAAACTTGAGGATATTGTTGTACAATTGCCAAAACTTATGCAAGGGTTTTACGATAATTTAGAACTTCGCACCTGCAAAAAATGCGGTGCCGTGATGGACCCGCCCGAATTAAAGAAAGAACTTGTATAA